A genomic window from Desulfomicrobium macestii includes:
- a CDS encoding YeeE/YedE thiosulfate transporter family protein, protein MIDIWLGLFAGTAFGFVIQRVGATNPQKMALAHLMQEPHIPQFMLLVVIFSATGLFFLDAAGDAVTRVLPISLVGTGLGGVIFGIGWGISGYCPGTCWAAVGEGRMDAIFTLLGGLAGAAAFAHLHESLIPILYMPTNMGQLTLADWFGHPAAALGFLIIFFGVGVWLIGRLWRQQDA, encoded by the coding sequence ATGATTGACATATGGCTAGGACTCTTCGCCGGCACGGCGTTCGGCTTTGTCATTCAGCGCGTTGGGGCGACCAACCCCCAGAAGATGGCGCTGGCGCACCTGATGCAGGAACCGCACATCCCCCAGTTCATGCTCCTGGTGGTAATTTTTTCCGCCACCGGCCTGTTTTTCCTCGATGCAGCCGGTGACGCCGTCACCCGCGTCTTGCCGATCAGTCTGGTTGGCACCGGCCTTGGGGGCGTCATTTTCGGTATTGGCTGGGGAATCTCCGGGTACTGCCCTGGCACCTGTTGGGCAGCAGTGGGCGAAGGGCGCATGGATGCCATCTTCACCCTACTCGGTGGGCTGGCAGGTGCCGCCGCTTTTGCCCACCTGCACGAAAGCCTCATTCCAATCCTCTACATGCCGACCAACATGGGGCAGCTGACACTCGCAGACTGGTTCGGACACCCGGCAGCAGCCCTCGGCTTCCTGATCATCTTTTTCGGCGTCGGCGTCTGGCTGATCGGACGCCTTTGGAGACAACAGGATGCGTAG
- a CDS encoding YeeE/YedE thiosulfate transporter family protein, whose amino-acid sequence MQPKKQSNAPYWPILPSAIALAGIMLFIFASFGPPASSSGFVTTLKGFFMQFAPEYAAGKAHYRMMPGPGSWLMAFVLGMALGGFVGGRTFSREIEDVPQIWRERFGAGRLKRFGSAFLGGFLILFGARLAGGCTLGLFLSGATQLSLSGLYFGAVIFAVAMLTARLLYKRRRSTS is encoded by the coding sequence ATGCAACCCAAGAAACAGAGCAACGCTCCTTACTGGCCTATCCTGCCCAGTGCCATTGCCCTGGCCGGAATCATGCTGTTCATCTTCGCCAGCTTCGGCCCGCCGGCTTCCTCCAGCGGATTTGTAACCACCCTCAAAGGATTTTTTATGCAGTTCGCGCCTGAGTATGCCGCCGGCAAGGCGCATTACCGGATGATGCCGGGACCCGGGTCGTGGCTGATGGCCTTTGTTCTGGGTATGGCGCTCGGAGGCTTCGTCGGCGGTCGCACTTTCAGCCGTGAAATCGAAGACGTACCACAAATCTGGCGGGAGCGTTTCGGGGCCGGACGGCTCAAGCGTTTCGGCAGCGCCTTTCTCGGCGGCTTCCTGATCCTTTTCGGGGCACGCCTGGCGGGCGGTTGCACCCTTGGGCTCTTTCTTTCCGGGGCGACCCAGCTCTCTCTCAGCGGCCTCTATTTCGGCGCGGTCATCTTCGCCGTCGCCATGCTGACCGCACGGCTGCTCTACAAACGCAGGAGGAGCACATCATGA